The window CTCCGTGGCGGTATGCTCAAGCGCAACAAGGCGGTTCCCGTCAAACATATCGCCGAAATCGTTGCCGAGCGCCTGAATTTGTCCAAAAAAGCGGAAAAAGCGACTTGATCCGGTTTCGGAAACATGTAACCATGCCTTCGTTTCAAGGATTTCCACCATAGGAGCGCCGGGCTCCGGCCACGCAACTGCCTGCAACCGAAAGAGACAAGGATTCTTGTCTGCATTTGCCTAACGTTCAACCCTTACAACAGGAGGCCAACCATGTTTCCGGAAATCAAGAGAATTCTCTACGCAACGGATCTGTCCGAGAACGCCAAATACGCTTTTGGCTATGCGGCTCGTTTTTCCAACAGATTCGGCGCAGCCATCACCGTTTTCCATGTAATCGAAGAGCTCAATCCGCAGATTACTTTTCAGATGATGGATTTGCTGGGTGAGGAAAAATGGCGGAAAATTCAGGAAACCCGAAAACATGAGGCTGGAGAGCTGATCCGGCAGCGGCTCGAGGATTTCTGCAAAAACGAGGGTGAACAAGACGCCGCCTGCTCTTTTCTGGTGAAAGAAATCAAGATTGTTGCCGGTCATCCGGTCGAGGAAATCATCGAGGAAGCCCACAAGGGGGGATACGATCTGATTGTCATGGGAACCCACGGCCATGGAATTCTGGCGGGTGCGATGATGGGGAGCACGGCCATGCGGGTGCTGCGAAGAAGCCGGATACCCGTGACGGTAGTTCGACTGGAGCCGAAGAAATGACTTTCAGGCAGGGGAGACGGTCTATATCGTGCCTGAACGAAAAACCCCTATTTGGAGCAGTGCGCCGCCTGCGGGCAGGCAATTTTGCGATACAGCGTGAAATCCTGCGGAACGCAGGACAGCCGCCCGATCTCGTACGGGTCGGGCGGATCCGGGTTCACCAAGAAAAGCCGAATCCAATGAATGAGGGTTTTAATTTATGCTTTCTCCCTGAGAACGCCCGACCCATCACGCCGTTGGCGTGATCTCCGGCGGCTTCAGACAAGTTCCCGCTGCATCGCAAAACAGCCTGCCCTCCGGCTCAGGTTTTCCCAAAAACGGGTTTTCCGTTCAGGCACTACATCAGCATGCGGATTTTTTGCGATTGCATCCTGATGTGATCTTGCCCGGTAAGTCCCAAAAATCAAAAGCGCCGATCATGACCCGCAAGGGATGTATGATCGGCGCTTTTTCATTTTGTGGTGCCGAAGGGGAGGCTCGAACTCCCACCGGAGTACTCCGACTAGACCCTGAACCTAGCGCGTCTACCAGTTCCGCCACTTCGGCAAAAAGAAAGATTGATTTCGAATCAATCATGGACTAAATACATAGCTTTTCGAGGCTTGTCAAGCGATTTGAAACATGACGCAGGAAACATGGATGGTTTCACAGAAAGTCCTCACTGAGCCGGAATCGTCCATTCAGCGGTCGGGTATAGCCCCGGCCTGACAGCGCCCCGTTGAATGGAAGTCGCCGGGGTGACTTCCACAGGCATTGTGCAGCATTTTGGGTTGCGGGCGAAAGCCCGCTTTAGACAAGTGATTCTGGTTTCCAACGACGATTTCCAGGATCGTAACGGCAAGGTTTCATGAACGTTTACAAGAATTTGGATTCTGTTTCCCAACCTTTTACCAAGGCTGTCGTCACCATCGGCAATTTCGATGGCGTGCACCTTGGCCACCAGGCGCTCTTTCACGAAGTCATTGAAAGGGCCGATGCCATTGGCGGCACTGCGGTGGCCATTACCTTCGAGCCGCATCCCATCCGGGTGCTCAAAGGAGACGGCGGTCCACCCCTGTTGACCCGTTTCGAACAAAAAGTCGAACTCATTGCCCGATCCGGCATGCATGTGCTGATCTGCATCCCGTTTACTTCGCAATTCGCATCGCTTTCCCCCGTAACTTTTGTCGAAGAAATTCTGCTCAAACGGATCGGCATGAAGGCCATCGTGACGGGCAAGGATTATACATTCGGAAAGAACCGGGAAGGAAACCTCGATCTGCTGATGAAGATGGCTGCCGAGTCCGGATTTGAAGTCATCGTTTCCGACTGGATACTGCACAGCGGCGAGGAGCGCATCAGCAGCACGAAAATCCGCGAATACATCCTGGAAGGGGACATGCAGGCAGCTCGGAGAATGCTCGGCAGGCATTATCAGATTAGCGGCGCGGTGGTCGGTGGCCGAAACCGCGGGGCAAAACTTTTGGGATTTCCGACGGCCAACATGACCCTTCACGATGAAGTCTGCCCGAAAACCGGGGTGTATGCGGTCACGGTGGAATGCCTCGGTAAAATTTTCTGGGGTGTGGCCAACATTGGATACAGCCCGACCTTCGATGATCATCTCTTCACGATTGAAATCCATATCCTCGATTTTCACAACGATATCTACGGGAAGCCTATCCGGGTCAATATCGTGGAGCGGATTCGGGATGAAAAGAAATTTGACTCGCTTAGCGAACTGACCGATCAGATTCGACAGGATATCATTGTGGCCAGGGACATTCTGGTTGCATGGGCCTCGCCAGATGCATCGCTCTAAACTGCTGTTCTCTTTGATCATCGGTTCGGCATGTTCGATTGCTGCACTGTATCTTGCCTTTCGGAATGTCCCTCTTCAGGCGCTCGGGGCGTATTTCCTTTCCATCGATCCGGTTTGGGCGCTCATTTCCGCCTGCCTGTTGCTGCTCAATTTCATGGTGCGCATCTATCGCTGGCAGCTCATTCTGGCGGCAGGCGCTGCTCCGGTGAAATTTTGGGAAGCCTTTCATCCACTGATGATCGGTTTCATGATGAATTGCATTCTTCCCGGAAGAATCGGGGAAATCGCCCGTCCGGTCATTCTGAAAAAATGCACGGGCGTTCCGTTCGGGACGGGGCTTGCCACCGTCGCGACCGAGCGCGCCTTCGATGCGTTGATTCTCATCGCGCTCTTTGCCTGGACAATGGCGGGTGCGTCGATCGATCCGGCCTTTCATCTCGACGTCGGCCACATCGTCCTGAACCGCGATACCCTGCTGGCGCTTGGAAAGGGTACGGCCGAGCTCTGCGTGCTGCTGATTGCAGGTATTGTCTTTGTCGGGCTGGATGCCAGCCGAAACTGGCTCATCCGCATGATCCGGGCAGTTCCCGGATGGCTTCCGGCAGCGATGGCCGCCCGAATCGAAAAGTTACTGGTGAACCCTCTGGTAAGGCTCATCGAACATGTGGCGGAAGGATTTCAACTGGTCAAATCCCCTGTAAGGCTTTTTCAGTGTCTTCTGCTGTCGATCTTGGTTTGGGCGATAACGTTGTTATCTTATTATGCAATGGCGCTGGGCGCCCCGGGTATCCATTTGGGATTGCGGGAAATCGCCATTGTCATGACCATTATCTGCTTTGTGATTGCAATCCCGTCGGTCCCTGGGTATTGGGGTATCTGGGAAGCAGGAGGCGTTTTTGCCCTCAGTCTGTTCGGCGTCGGCCAACAGGCAGCCGCGGGCTTTACCCTGGTCAACCATGCCGTCCAGATGATGCCGGTTATTCTGGTCGGCGTCGGATCGGCCATGGTCACAGGGATCAACATCGTGCATGTTTCCCGGGAAGCACAAGCGCGGGAAGAGCCGGAACCGGAAAAACATCTATCTTCATGAACGGAACGGATATGCCAGGCAACCGGTGCTTTTTTCCGGCATATCCGGTGATCGTGGCAGGGTATTATGAATGACAATCAGATCGAACCTTTGAAAATCTATACGTTTCCCAGTCCGGTACTGAAAAAGCCGGTCCAGCCTGTCCTCGATATCGACGGCAGGCTGCAGGAACTCATCAAGGCCATGGCCAGAACCATGTATCAGGCCAAGGGACTGGGGCTTGCCGCCCCGCAGGTCGGCATCGACGCCCGATTCTTCATCTATGACGTTCGGGAACAGGATGCTCCTTCCTCTCTGTCGGTGATGATCAACCCCCGCATTGTCGAGGCGGAAGGAGAAGTCGTTTCGAAAAGCGAGGGCTGTCTCAGTGTTCCGGATTACCGATCCGATGTGAAACGTTTCGAGAGAATCCTGGTGGAGGGCATCGATCGCAACGGGAAACCCGTCCGGTTCGAGCTCGAAGGGTTCCCTGCCATCGTGATGCAACACGAAATCGATCATCTCGATGGCATTCTCTTCATCGATCGTATCAGCGCCCTCAAACGCAACCTTTACAAGAACCGCGTCCTGAAAAAGCTCAGACAGGAAAAATAAGAGGGATAGCGCCTTCGCTATCGTTGTCGTTGTCGTTGTCGTTGTCGTTGTCGTTGTCGTAATCGTAATCGCAATCGCTTCAACGACTTCCCAATCAGGTCGGGCGCATTTTCTCACATGGGGGTTGCGGCGCTTTCGACCCAAAATGCGGTTCGATTCTGCGGCCGTCGTTCTTAAGGAAGTCGGCAGTGGCCAGTCGGCAGTGGGCAGTCGGCAGTCGGCAGTACCGTAGGGCGGCTGTCATGCTGCCACCTTCCTACGAAAGTCGAATATCAGGAGCCAGGCGTCAGGAGCCAGAAGTCAGGAGTCAGAAGAAAGCGGATGGCTCCCATTTTTTGTAGCTTGTTCCTGCGACTTTCATTAACCGGGGCGCAGCCCCGGCTGCATGGGCGATTCCTACGAAAGTGGCCAGTGGGCAGTACCTTATTAAGGCGGCTGTCATGCTGCCATACTCCTGCGGAAGTTGCTCTATCGACTTTTGTTCATCGGGGTGCCGTCATGCCCCCGCTCAACCCATATCGGATTTCTCGGCATGCATTCATCCTGTCGCATCGTGTTCATGGGTACTCCCGAATTCGCCGTGCCCTCGCTGAAGGCGCTTGCAGCGGCTGGACACCGGATCGTTCTGGCTGTCACCCAGCCGGATCGGCCTGCCGGCAGGGGGCGGAAACTCGAAGCTTCCGCCGTCAAGAGAGCCGCACTCGAAATGGGAATTCCGGTTTTTCAGCCCAAATCCATCCATCTTCCGGAATCCGTCCGGATGCTGAGCGAGGCGAAAGCCGATCTCTTCGTCGTTGCCGCTTTCGGGCAGATCCTGAAACCGGTGGTGTTGTCGATCCCCGCGCAGGGTGCGATCAATGTGCATGCATCGCTTCTGCCGCGTTATCGTGGGCCTGCGCCCGTACAGTGGGCCATCATTCGCCGGGAGGCTGAAACCGGGGTGACGATCATGCAGATGAATGAAGGTCTCGATACCGGGGATGTGCTTTCCACAGCCACTGTCGGTATTGATGCGACGGATACGGGCCAGAGCCTGCTTGAGCGGCTCTCGCATGTCGGCGCCGATCTCCTTGTGGAAACGATTCGAAACTACGACCGTCTCAAACCCCTCGCCGTTGCCCAGGACCATACCCAGGCCAGTTATGCGCCGATGTTGAAAAAATCCGATGGCCGAATCAACTGGGCCAAAAGCGCGGAGGATATCGATGCGCTGATCCGCGGTACCATTCCCTGGCCCGGTGCTTATACGTCCATGAACGGAAAGCGGTTGAAAGTGTTCCGGGCAAAACCCGAAACGGGTTTGCTGGATGCGCCGCCCGGAACGGTGTTGCGCTCGCCTTCGGACGAGCTGTGGATCGCCGCCGCCAATCGGCCGATTTCGCTGCTGGAAGTTCAGATCGAATCCGGCAGGCGCATGCCGATCGGCATGTTTCTCAAAGGCCATCCCGTCCCGGCAGGTCTGGTGCTTTCATGAAGGAGACCCGGGGACCGGATCCGAGGGTGTGGGCGCTGCGGGTCTTGATGCAGTCCGAGCGAAACGACGTGTCGCTCGATCTGCTGATGGACGATGTCCTTCACAAACCCTTCGAGCCCAGGGATCGCCACCTGTTGCACGCCCTCGTCTATGGCGTGCTGCGAAACCGTCTGCGTTTGGATACGATTCTGGCTGCCTTCCTGCATCAGCCGATGGATCGGATCGACAGCCGCCTGATATGGATTCTGCGGATGGGGTTGTTCCAGATTCTCGAAATGGATCGTGTCCCGAATCATGCGGTTGTTCATACGGCCGTGGAGTTGACCCGCACTTTGAGGATGGGATGGGCAGGCGGCATGGTGAATGCCGTTTTGCGGCGGGCGATTCGGGAGGCATCCGGTGTGCCCCTGCCGGTGATGGCTCAGGAGCCGATTCGGGCATTGGCTGTGGGCGCCTCGTTTCCGCAATGGCTGATCGAAAAATGGATCGGGCGTTACGGGGCGGACGAGACCCAGGCCCTGTGCGGCGCCTTCAACCGTATCCCGCCGCTGGTGATCCGTACCAATACCCTGCGAACGACGCGCGATCACCTGATGCGCTCCCTGGCAGATTCAGCCGAAGGGATCGAGCAGACCCGTTTCAGTCCCGATGGCATTCGGATGGCTCGGGCTCATGCGGCGGTTTTCCGGCTGCCCGGTTTTCCGGAAGGCCATTTTCAGGTGCAGGATGAAGCAGCCCAACTGGTCGGCTTGCTGGTCGATCCCCGGGCCGGGATGCGGGTGCTCGATGCCTGTGCAGGCAGAGGGGGCAAGACGGGGCACCTGGCGCAGATGATGAACAACAGCGGCGAGATCCTCGCTGTCGATCAATCGGGCGAGAAGCTTTCGGTTCTGGAGAGAGAAATGAAGCGGCTGGGCGTTTCCATGGTGAGATGCCGAAACCATGCGTGGACAGACGGGCCGCTCGGGCGCGAAGAGGCTGGTTTCGACCGGATTCTAGTGGATGCACCCTGCTCGGGTCTGGGGGTGTTGGGACGGAATCCCGATATTCGGTGGCGGCCCGACCGGAAAGATCTGCGACCGTTTGCCCTCCGGCAGGTTGCCATCATCGAAAATTCGCTTTGCCTGCTGAAACCGGGCGGTCGGCTGGTTTACGCCGTGTGCAGCATGGAGCCGGAGGAAACCGAGGGGGTCATTGCGACGATTCTGCAGGGGCATCCGGAAATCCGGCGGGTGGAAAGCCTCGCTGAACTGCCCGAATCCCCGGTATCGGCCTTCTGGAAAGAAGGGGCATTCCGGAGCAGTCCGCATCTGGATGGCATGGATGGATTTTTTGCGGCCGTGATGACAACGAATTGAAAAAAGGGTATTTTTTGCCAATTCATCGCTGTTGGATACTGGGTAAAGCAGAGGAGATCACATGAATATTCTATTGAC is drawn from Desulfatirhabdium butyrativorans DSM 18734 and contains these coding sequences:
- the fmt gene encoding methionyl-tRNA formyltransferase; translated protein: MHSSCRIVFMGTPEFAVPSLKALAAAGHRIVLAVTQPDRPAGRGRKLEASAVKRAALEMGIPVFQPKSIHLPESVRMLSEAKADLFVVAAFGQILKPVVLSIPAQGAINVHASLLPRYRGPAPVQWAIIRREAETGVTIMQMNEGLDTGDVLSTATVGIDATDTGQSLLERLSHVGADLLVETIRNYDRLKPLAVAQDHTQASYAPMLKKSDGRINWAKSAEDIDALIRGTIPWPGAYTSMNGKRLKVFRAKPETGLLDAPPGTVLRSPSDELWIAAANRPISLLEVQIESGRRMPIGMFLKGHPVPAGLVLS
- a CDS encoding lysylphosphatidylglycerol synthase transmembrane domain-containing protein: MHRSKLLFSLIIGSACSIAALYLAFRNVPLQALGAYFLSIDPVWALISACLLLLNFMVRIYRWQLILAAGAAPVKFWEAFHPLMIGFMMNCILPGRIGEIARPVILKKCTGVPFGTGLATVATERAFDALILIALFAWTMAGASIDPAFHLDVGHIVLNRDTLLALGKGTAELCVLLIAGIVFVGLDASRNWLIRMIRAVPGWLPAAMAARIEKLLVNPLVRLIEHVAEGFQLVKSPVRLFQCLLLSILVWAITLLSYYAMALGAPGIHLGLREIAIVMTIICFVIAIPSVPGYWGIWEAGGVFALSLFGVGQQAAAGFTLVNHAVQMMPVILVGVGSAMVTGINIVHVSREAQAREEPEPEKHLSS
- a CDS encoding bifunctional riboflavin kinase/FAD synthetase; the protein is MNVYKNLDSVSQPFTKAVVTIGNFDGVHLGHQALFHEVIERADAIGGTAVAITFEPHPIRVLKGDGGPPLLTRFEQKVELIARSGMHVLICIPFTSQFASLSPVTFVEEILLKRIGMKAIVTGKDYTFGKNREGNLDLLMKMAAESGFEVIVSDWILHSGEERISSTKIREYILEGDMQAARRMLGRHYQISGAVVGGRNRGAKLLGFPTANMTLHDEVCPKTGVYAVTVECLGKIFWGVANIGYSPTFDDHLFTIEIHILDFHNDIYGKPIRVNIVERIRDEKKFDSLSELTDQIRQDIIVARDILVAWASPDASL
- a CDS encoding universal stress protein: MFPEIKRILYATDLSENAKYAFGYAARFSNRFGAAITVFHVIEELNPQITFQMMDLLGEEKWRKIQETRKHEAGELIRQRLEDFCKNEGEQDAACSFLVKEIKIVAGHPVEEIIEEAHKGGYDLIVMGTHGHGILAGAMMGSTAMRVLRRSRIPVTVVRLEPKK
- the rsmB gene encoding 16S rRNA (cytosine(967)-C(5))-methyltransferase RsmB translates to MKETRGPDPRVWALRVLMQSERNDVSLDLLMDDVLHKPFEPRDRHLLHALVYGVLRNRLRLDTILAAFLHQPMDRIDSRLIWILRMGLFQILEMDRVPNHAVVHTAVELTRTLRMGWAGGMVNAVLRRAIREASGVPLPVMAQEPIRALAVGASFPQWLIEKWIGRYGADETQALCGAFNRIPPLVIRTNTLRTTRDHLMRSLADSAEGIEQTRFSPDGIRMARAHAAVFRLPGFPEGHFQVQDEAAQLVGLLVDPRAGMRVLDACAGRGGKTGHLAQMMNNSGEILAVDQSGEKLSVLEREMKRLGVSMVRCRNHAWTDGPLGREEAGFDRILVDAPCSGLGVLGRNPDIRWRPDRKDLRPFALRQVAIIENSLCLLKPGGRLVYAVCSMEPEETEGVIATILQGHPEIRRVESLAELPESPVSAFWKEGAFRSSPHLDGMDGFFAAVMTTN
- the def gene encoding peptide deformylase — encoded protein: MNDNQIEPLKIYTFPSPVLKKPVQPVLDIDGRLQELIKAMARTMYQAKGLGLAAPQVGIDARFFIYDVREQDAPSSLSVMINPRIVEAEGEVVSKSEGCLSVPDYRSDVKRFERILVEGIDRNGKPVRFELEGFPAIVMQHEIDHLDGILFIDRISALKRNLYKNRVLKKLRQEK